Sequence from the Mytilus galloprovincialis chromosome 10, xbMytGall1.hap1.1, whole genome shotgun sequence genome:
AAAGTTTGAATACTTTAGTAGATAAAAATTAAGTcgattttttcatttattttatttcctttaaaTGGCCAAATATTTAGCAAAACATTCACCTGATTCTGTATTTCCctgttttgttgataatttccAATGTTGTTTTAATCttgaaattgatatataaatatttacgTAACACACTTTCAGTTCAATATATTTTTCCTTTCCTTACTTTATTTTTAGCACACATCATGCCAAAAGATTTTAAGAAAGCTTCAACGCAATCAAATGATGTATTAATATTATAAACTTGTGAATGATTTTATCTGTCCGCTTCTCAAACATTGTCAAACCCCTTCAAATGCGCATAACTGCTTGAAAAGGTCAACACAGAATAGATCATACCAAGGGTTATTTTATCTCaagattttattgttatttcaagCGACGCTTTTATTGTCATTATATAAAGACTATGTACAGATCATCTGGCTTAACTTTCTTTATTCTGAAGGAATTATTTCAAGTTACACGGAAAAACTGATTTTGGTTtcggctgttttctactctttggtcgggttgtttgttgtctctttgacagattcccaatttttattttcatttttagggGGGACAAAAATGCAAATAGAATGCATGCTGGTTTCAATCAGTGCTAAGTCACAAATGTTCGGGCTTCCGACAAGAATTGTGTATGTTATCGCAAACGCGTAATTGTTCTTGCTTTAACTGAATTCGTTTTCTTCTTTTGCCGAGTTGTTTTCTACTTAATATGGGTttggcgttttttttttgttaattctgCTGTAAATGTATAAATCTTTTTGCcatatttgttttacgtttttATGCTGCTTTTATTAAGGCTTTTTTGTTTATGATAAGAAGAGAGGCGAACTATACCaggagacattcaaactcaaaagtcgaaaaaCTATAAACAACGctggaaaaagaaaaagaccaacagacaaacaatagtacacaatacacaacataaacAACTTAAAGATAAATCAACACGAAGcacatcaaaaactgggggtgatctcatgtgctcctgaagggtaaatATATCTGATACCTGATGATGGTAAATCCATCAGGAAAAAGGTTCGTTTCACATCAAATGTTTATATTCATGGTACTATTTTACTAGTAGTAACGATTTTTACAGTTGGTATTTATGTGCTGTAACAACACTATTAAAATCCCCTTCATTTGAATAgtatatcattggcaatcatagaaCACATCGCCATATTTTCTATTGCCATGACAAAGAGGACTGCAAGACAAACAAATTCACACACCCCAACATTAAAAACACAACCCTTACAACGTAGGTACTCAaatctaacaaaaaataaaaggtgatcccaggtgctcctgacttcataggaggtgatttcaggtgctcctgACTTCACATGCGTCATGTTGATCATGCAGGTACACAATCGCTAATAGGATTATTCGAGAAGATTTAATTTGAGAAGATTTAATTTGAGAAGAAGATGACTGTCATGTTTTTACTTCAATTTACCATATTTGTCACCATCTGTGTAAAAACACTATTTCATAGTGTAAACAACGCATGATGCATATGGCGTCCGTATGATGACCTGACCACTTGGAACCCGTGGTTTGATGGTAATCATTGCAAAGAAAGTTATGAAGTTAAAATAAGAACAATTCATTAAATCAATACGTGTTTCAAGTCTTGCTCATTTCAGTATGTCGGATCTACATTGATCTATATGCATAATGATGAAAGACACGTATATGAGCCAGCACGAAAATACAtacatttaatttcttttttataattaaagctTGATATTATATCCAGGATTTTGTTTTTGGATTGAATGGCACCACCTCCCAGAGTGTCCCAGAGTGTCCCAGATTCAAACATTGAACACagtcaatcttttttttttaattttttttaaacattcccTAAATATTTATGACAATTTGCCATGGGACGTTAAAGAGACATCAACAATCCTTCTGCACAATCTGTGAAAGTGTAATAATATTCGTACATATCAAAACGTTTTCAACTCTTCCCAAATTTGTATTTCTGAATGAAATTTGTTGCATTACTATTTCAATAGTTGGTGTTcatttttacccattttcttCCTTGATTTGTTATACTACCAACATACTCCAATTTGGCATTACAAAATATGTCGCAGATATTTTCCCTTTCCCTTCATCAGAAATCCCTTCTAGTTTTCCCAAAGAATGCAAGATATAACACTTTTTGTGTTACCTGAGCCCTATGTATTGCTGCCTGTTTGATATAGTACCAGCTATTATCATTCGAAGCTTtatatttgttgaatgaaataatTAAGACTTAAAGTATTAATCAGTTCATTATGTGTACGAGACGTGTCTTTTCTAGAGGGTCATTACTTTGAAGTTCTTCACACAATTTGATACgagatatttttaataatttaaaaacgtACACATGAAATAACAGAATCACCATCTATGGAaaccattatttatttattatctatttttaatagtatttggTTTTCATCCAGTTATTTCTGTGAGAACTTTAAGATTGACCTTGTATTTCCATTTCAAACAGATTTTTCAGTTTGTTGCTATGTTGTAATCATGTACAAAGTTAGGATGAGAGTTCAGCACTCAAAACATTTTGAACCCCTCCCATAACGTCTACATTTTGAACCCCTCCCATAACGTCTACATTTGTACATGGGGTATTAACATTATGAACTTAAATGACCAGGCATCATGCTCTGGATCTCTTTCTAAAGCTGAAAGGAACATTAGTCAATACCATGCatgaatttgaattgttttacattgtcctttcggggccttttatggctgactatgcggtatgggctttgctgattgccgtacggtgacctagatttgttaatttctgtgtcattttggtctcttatggagagttttgacgttgcgcacgatattggtgtcactttggaaatataggttagaaggcgggttattcaaattcaagctcttatcctataccataaatatccatgttatgcatatcattcgaaaggaaataacccatagaaaacaataacatagatgattttatgctttatctattttttaatgaaaaactttgctcatttcgatgcctataacgtcatttcaagtgtgtcccgctgttacaattttgttttatgtgcgTCTTTGAAATCCCAGTGCGGATTCATTAGTAAGTAGAatggtttaaaattttacaactgttttgtatacatttaacgTTAAATGAAGTAAAAGAAGTTTTTAACTGTAAGAGAAGGAAGATCGTCAgaagagtttaaataaaaaagagaaaaaatgtcccaTCTAGCTGCTCAACCCGTAAAAAAACTTCCTGTCTTCACTTTCATAAGATATAATCGACgaaaatggattttaataatattagaaaaattatacatgtcccAAAGAAGCTATCTGAAGTCATCATTATGTAACTGCGGTCTTTTTTAAAAAACATCGTTATTTTTCCCGTGTCCAATAAAATGTCCCGAtggacaaaataacacaaagaataaTTGAGAGGCTTTTATCAAACGAAATTCTACTACATCTCAAATTTTTAACACCTGTTAActgatatgaatggaaaatacatttaatttcctttaaaatgatGTGATATGTACATTTGTTTGAGTTGCTGGTAGAAAATTCCAAACGATCTAAGATGTCCAATGACATGACTGTCCCCGTAACCGTAATTTGACGTTCGCGTTATAATAACGTTAAACTGTATACGACTTTTCTTGCATATTTGGCATAACATAATTGCATGAAatggtctgatctatataaaaaaaagttcccGTTTGATAtgcattaaaatatagatctgcATTGTTTCAAGGATATAAGATGTCGAAATATTTAACTCGGATACTTCATACAGACAAGGCCCCGGAGCTACATGTATAACAAAGAGATAACTTACTAATGACCACACTCCCACTTTATAAAAGCAAGAtacattgaaaaacaaaatgcGATCAAAAGTGAGATCTATTTAATAATCCTCCTCAAACAGATATTATCTGTAATTCCTAGCGTTGCTATTAAAAGATTCGAAGCTATACACACGAATGAAAATTCTCACAAAAAtcttatgagaaaaaaaaactcctTAGTCGTGAACATTtaagtaaaacgtgcaatattttttttgtcgcaTCGACTCATCTTACAAAAAGTTTTATCAGAGAAATTATTTTTCgtcataaacatttcagtatagCTATTAcgatcattttttttatctactgaGAAGAACAATTCCTAGTCATCTACCTAGCAATATGTGTATGAAAAATATGGTTATTACATTTAGAAGTAGTGTGGcagaatgaattttattttctcgAATCTCCAACAGAATTGCCTGGTACATAGGCATGTGATGAAACtagtattttgaaattgaaacttttcttttacaaagaacgaaagagagagagagagagagagagagagagagagagagagagagagagagagagagagagagagagagagagagagagagagagagagaagttGTCCGACATATATGATGGATGGCACACAAACATGTAGGAGCTATATCTAAGGTATTAATTTACAGACACTCCCAACTCTTTCGAGAGAAAAAATTCAACCAATCAATCTGGTGTgtgcagattatttttttttgtgtttaaagtAGACCTTTTTTTATCTTTGCAGAACGCCACAAAACTTACTGGCTCGAATATTgatttttacatcgcgatgaccgtgagggcattcgatgtattgttgccatagAAATTTGACTTTCGTCtttgactggtaaccgatcgCATAAATACGCTGAtatcatcgagtgcaaaataacattttctatttcttgttataaattcatttcttcaatgaatactcataagaacagaaattaataatacgaaaatattttgtcgttagaaatatttatatgcattagaatatatgcacacgtacagaaaaattgtgttaacgcaTGTGGAAGAATATCGCAAGAAAGTTTTGtgggaaaatatgaatgattactcaaatccaatctattggaaaaatcgaattgttatagaagagtgtccaccatgcacttgtactacacttttattagaatcgtagaatagaatgatatacaatagatgaaaataatacatacatgtaactgctaaatagaaatattataataatataatatgtaACAACAAAatagagtatactgatttgtatcacatCAATATAATAGATAATAAAGCAGTGAGGTTGAATCCCCTGTCATTTATcaatcatccacgcacgaacttgtctcagaaaaaaaccATATCTCTGTACATAAACCTTAGTTTCAGGTAtacaaatgtgatttttttttctgagacaagtgcttgtgaccatccacaagaacttgcggtcatccgatgttcagtacttctgTACTTGATTATTCttgttaaaacaattttaaaaacgaaaccaaaaagattgaaaccgaaaacataaaaataatcagtttggaaacggttttaaaaaaattgtcaaagaaGATGTATCTTGTAAACCGATACTCATTTATATGTTAAACATGGAAGCGCTGAACCAAAAATAATGTAAAGTAAAGTTGAAGTGAATGAAAAAATACGGATCCATGTGAACATGCACATAGAGCAGTTACTTAAAAAATCACATCtagtcaaataaaaataattgtattattcaaaatcgcATTTCGACCTGCTAGTAATCTGTGAGGTAGGTATTGGTCTGTGTAAGAGTTTGCCATACTTTTTTCAAACATTATCAAAAAAGTATTGATCACCGACCCTTTTTTGAAGCTTAGGTTTGTGAAAAAATGTCAGATGAAAGGATAGATGGTAAAATATGTTTccgaaagcaaaaacaaaacaataatacataatCTCCGTTCTCATTTTCATAATAAAGTAGAGGATGCGGCCGTATAAGACCAATTGATAATTTCTATATGCAAtcaacaaagagcaaaaccataccttatagtcagctataaaagatcccgaaatgacaaatgtaaaacaattcaaacgagaaaactaacggcctgatttatgtacgaAATGTGAAAATTCCTACATAAcatgaattttcttaatttttgtgcATGGGAAAACAATCctgatttaaaaattgtaatcaatgacaacattttcttttaaaaaaatattttagacccCAACAAACTTCAATCATTGAAAATTGGCAACGGCAGCATAAGAGCACGTATGTCTTTTGCAAACTTGATGCACATTTTATAAAGTGTTTTTGTGAGAGATTTTTGAAAATATGCTATTTATAACATATTCCATAAAATCGGGATTGATGTTAAGATTGTGGACTTACTTAtacgttaaaataaataatatgaattataataaaattgagaatggaaatggggaatgtgtcaaagagacaacaacccgaccaaataaaaaacaacagcagaggggcaccaacaggtcttcaatgtagcgagaaattcccgcacccggaggcgtccttcagctggcccctaaacaaatgtaagtataagtcactgtttaagaaaattaaaaataaaaccaaattctgggactattatattaaCGTTAGTAGAATAGTCCCAGGATTAAAATGGtgataaaataagattttgaaaagaaaaatagctGGCGATATGCTACCTACATCTTTCACATAATCAAAGACAAATCAAGAAGCATTTGAACATTAACGTAAATTGAGGGAGCGAAATTATCAAAttacaacaaacatatataaacgTGTATTTGGCGGAAAAGAGACagaaacaagaaacgaaatatttacaattttactaGCAATAATAGGAGACGTCTTCTGGCAGAGAAAACATTGCCTGATTTTAAGAAATAGAAGAAACTGATAATATacacaaatagtaaaaaaagagaagaaaataataCATCGAAGGTTATAAGCAAAGACAGCCAATAAAATATGTTGTATAAGCACGCTCGTCCTAAGAGTAAAGTGGTTAGCCTCAGATTTGTCCTGCATTTGTTTCACTCATAGTTTCAAActaagttttaaagttttaaaacattttgaagataaaaaaaaaacgtcaaaaaatatacaacacagactttttcgttcattttataacatgaattaggcagttagttttttgTCTGAATTGTTTCacgttgtcatttcgggaccttttatagcagactatgcggtatgggctttgctcattgttgaaggccgtacagtgacctatagctgttaatttctgtgtcaatttggtctcttgtggagagttgtctcattggcaatcataccacaatcttctttttatatatttaaatcatttttacaagacatcaaattgttattttgtgttattgttgcatgcatttaaaattttgttttaattcaatggaaTTTTCCATTTGTACCGGCTTGAAAAATTAACACCATATAAAGAAGCAACTTTACTTTAAGCGGCTTTTTCACATGAGTAGAATAAAAGTtcaacgtttgaaactttccgtggaataacgtcaaaatcgtcgttttattaggaacgtcgtgtaacgctaagtggcaccaataccgtgcgtaacgtcttttctcaatggcaatcataacacaactacttttttatatgaatatcagACGAAGCCTTTAGGACCAGCATTATTTAGTTAAAAAACATTGGTAAATAGAACATAATTATATGCTAAAGTGGAATATCCCAAATCAGACACTTTGGCAAAAGGAAACTGAAACTGATACTTTCCGGTTTGGATTTTGAAGCACCACACTTCCCAATCAACAACAGGTGTTATGCGTGAAATATAACTTGTATCGATAAGGGATCACTTATATCCTTTATCTGGGTGTATGCATACCAATTACTTCCGGTTGAAAATAGTTGTGCTTATAAAGACGGTACTAATCAAAAAATTTGATACTCCGggatttgtatatataataattattgtcTAATTATTGAAAGTCGTGTGTTGACATCGATAGATGCGTTATGTTTCTTCATTCTATTCTCATTGTCGAAAATGTGTGCCGAACACTAAGAGTAGAATcgcaaaaaaagaagaaatgtttactatattttatttgtataatacatgtaatactgtaaataatgtttaactaaaAAAATGTCACAGGTTTTTGGTTAATATTTCATGCGAAGTTGGATATAATCTAGaacattgtatatttaattttgtattataaCACGTTAACCAATATTCCAAACAATCTAGTTAGAACTTATGCAATTGAAAGTGAACTGAAcacattttcataaaatatttcttcaGTTTGGAATGGTTGTATTCCTTGGTCATACCACTTTATGCATGTAACTTTATACCAAAATCTTTTAAGGACTTTAGGCATTTGATGAATTGATAAATCATCCTTCATAATCACAATGACCATGTTTTCCCGCCCTTCCTGGAAAGCATGCATGCGGGTTAACTCCATTTCGTAGTTACCCCAGGTACTCTGGAGAAAATGTTCGGTGATAATAAAGATAATTTTCCTGCTACTATCAATAGCACGTAAAATGTTTTCAGCAATGGCCTCTCCAGCAATAAAATCTTTTGCGTCAAGGCACGTCTTGAAGTTTGCTGCAGTAAGTCTGCGATTGAAATTTACAACCCAGGGAACATCGTTATGGTTGTAACATATAAAGACATCGTACAGATAAGAATCACCGTCCAGTTCCTCATATTGTTTTAACCTAAGCTTAATTCTgagataaaaatattgaaatgcagATCTGTAGCGAAGATATACCACAACAAATACCACCATTATTACAACAAGTGTTGTGAACGACAACGAGAATATCAACCATATCTTGTCATGGCAACGGTTTTCAAACCGATCCAGATATACAAAAAGATCAGCAAATGTTGTGTTCTCGCCGCTTTCCAGTTGACAATAAAGATGTCCGAAATAGTAAGCTTTTGTTTGTTTAGCCCATTTTAGAAAATCTAAATTTGAACATGAACATTTAAAAGGATTACCTACCAAAACCAATTTTGCCTTACCAATGAAAGAGTCAATAATATCTCTTTCGTCACGGTTGAACGTAGAAACATTATTGTAggaaatatcaataaaagacaAATTTGTGAAATGCCGGAAAAAGGACGGAACTTGATTAAAAGCATTGTTTGAACAGTTGAAGGACTGTAATACATTGTATTGATTCTGCAAGTTTAAGTTGGCAATGTCAGCATTTCTAAAATTGTTATAAGAAAAATCTAAATGTTTGAGATTTTTTAGCGGTTTCAGTAAAATATCCAATCTGTTATTATTTCTGAAAGCCGTTCCAAGGTCGGAATGTGTTGCTATTAGAAACTCAAGTTTCGGAAAACCTTGAAAAATGTACTCATTAATCATATTACCGCAACGATTTTCTGAAACATCTAGATACCGTAAATTCTTCAAACCACTTACGTAACCGTTACATTCAATTAAGGTGAAAGCTCTACAGTTGAGGAACCAAACGTTATCTCCgtttataaatgtaatatttggTAACGGCATTTTAAGATTGATTCCTACATGTAGTAAATCAACGGTTTCTAAGCTTTTTGGAAGGCTGGTAGTCATTGCATGGAGCATGCTCACTTGTTTTAAAAATGCGTTGTTTTCGATCGATGATAGTTTCAGatgtttcaaatttttgaatAAGACTAAAAGAGTTATCCATGGATAACCAATATTTCCTGAAACCTCAAGACTTTCAAGGCAAACAGAATTGATAGCAAATTCCTTAAAGCTTGTACCATCAATATCTGCTAAATACATGTGTCTAAAGACAAGCTCTTTTAGACATATGTTTTCGAAATAATGCAGATATATACCAGTTACGATAAAGATGTACGCTCTGGCACTAACTCTTTGCATTAGTATCCTAGTCAAAGTTGTGAAGTTTGACACCATTTTGAACGAATTTTCTATTGTATTTTGCACCGTTGCAACtccaaaatataaatttaaaatttgtaaatttggcAGGTGTTCCAAAGCATCAGCGTCAGCTTGTTTAATCTTTATTGAAAGAGTCCTTAGTGGTGAGTTTGTTAGACCTGAAAATGTATAGTTTTGCAAATGAAGCCCATATGAACTTTTTGAGATGAATGTATGCAAACATGTCCAGGCattaaatctttcatcaaattTCATGCCAATGAAAGTGGCTAGTTCCAAGATTTCAAGTTGTTTAAGGTTAACAAGTTGCTCTGGAAACTTGCTCCTTGGTAGAAACTTTAACTGATCAATTCGCAAAGTCCTCAGCTGCTGTATAGGAACAAAAGCATTGTGTTCAAGGTCTGAAATGTGCAGGTAGTTATTGCTCACATTAAGCGTTGTTAATTTCTTTAGGCCAGCAAAAGATTCGTTTCGAATTCGGTTCAACCAATTCTGGGACAAATCTATCCATATGACGTCCGAcatgttttggaaaatatttGATGGAATGTCAGTTATTATGTTCATGTGAAAGTCTAACATTGTACTATTACGTGGAATATTTCTCGGGATTTCTGTCAAATTTCTCTTGGAATAATTAACATACATGTTCTTTGAAATAGAAAACGTTTTTGGACTGCACGTAGTTGATGCAAGGCTGATACCTACAATTATTCATTggaatttaaacatttttgtttttcattgttacTCAAATTCATGATTCAGACATTttatatgtaattgttttgtgagtaaactttaaaatttctggcAGTTAAAACTATGCCTTTTATTTAAGTTATTGATTTAACTAAGTTATACAAGTGATGAAGTTATAAAGGCATGTActcaatcatattgttttttatcTATTATACTGTTGGTCAACGCCACAGTTCAAAGACCActgaatgaaaataacattattggatttttataggaTAAAAACAACAAACTCCGCTAgctaacacataaacaaaaattgccaatgagaaaaactcTCA
This genomic interval carries:
- the LOC143048602 gene encoding toll-like receptor 4, translating into MTAADSGFRGFILLIVGISLASTTCSPKTFSISKNMYVNYSKRNLTEIPRNIPRNSTMLDFHMNIITDIPSNIFQNMSDVIWIDLSQNWLNRIRNESFAGLKKLTTLNVSNNYLHISDLEHNAFVPIQQLRTLRIDQLKFLPRSKFPEQLVNLKQLEILELATFIGMKFDERFNAWTCLHTFISKSSYGLHLQNYTFSGLTNSPLRTLSIKIKQADADALEHLPNLQILNLYFGVATVQNTIENSFKMVSNFTTLTRILMQRVSARAYIFIVTGIYLHYFENICLKELVFRHMYLADIDGTSFKEFAINSVCLESLEVSGNIGYPWITLLVLFKNLKHLKLSSIENNAFLKQVSMLHAMTTSLPKSLETVDLLHVGINLKMPLPNITFINGDNVWFLNCRAFTLIECNGYVSGLKNLRYLDVSENRCGNMINEYIFQGFPKLEFLIATHSDLGTAFRNNNRLDILLKPLKNLKHLDFSYNNFRNADIANLNLQNQYNVLQSFNCSNNAFNQVPSFFRHFTNLSFIDISYNNVSTFNRDERDIIDSFIGKAKLVLVGNPFKCSCSNLDFLKWAKQTKAYYFGHLYCQLESGENTTFADLFVYLDRFENRCHDKIWLIFSLSFTTLVVIMVVFVVVYLRYRSAFQYFYLRIKLRLKQYEELDGDSYLYDVFICYNHNDVPWVVNFNRRLTAANFKTCLDAKDFIAGEAIAENILRAIDSSRKIIFIITEHFLQSTWGNYEMELTRMHAFQEGRENMVIVIMKDDLSIHQMPKVLKRFWYKVTCIKWYDQGIQPFQTEEIFYENVFSSLSIA